The following are encoded together in the Peromyscus leucopus breed LL Stock chromosome 1, UCI_PerLeu_2.1, whole genome shotgun sequence genome:
- the Eef1g gene encoding elongation factor 1-gamma: protein MPFMPSSLSGRCFRTLSPSSLPRLPGGLLCGSTDSPTPFLCGITMAAGTLYTYPENWRAFKALIAAQYSGAQVRVLSAPPHFHFGQTNRTPEFLRKFPAGKVPAFEGDDGFCVFESNAIAYYVSNEDLRGSTPEAAAQVVQWVSFADSDIVPPASTWVFPTLGIMHHNKQATENAKEEVRRILGLLDTHLKTRTFLVGERVTLADITVVCTLLWLYKQVLEPSFRQAFPNTNRWFLTCINQPQFRAVLGEVKLCEKMAQFDAKKFAESQPKKDTPRKEKGSREEKQKPPQAERKEEKKAAAPAPEEEMDECEQALAAEPKAKDPFAHLPKSTFVLDEFKRKYSNEDTLSVALPYFWEHFDKDGWSLWYAEYRFPEELTQTFMSCNLITGMFQRLDKLRKNAFASVILFGTNNSSSISGVWVFRGQELAFPLSPDWQVDYESYTWRKLDPGSEETKTLVREYFAWEGAFQHVGKAVNQGKIFK from the exons ACCCTGTACACATATCCTGAAAACTGGAGAGCCTTCAAGGCTCTCATTGCTGCTCAGTACAGTGGGGCTCAGGTCCGCGTGCTCTCCGCACCACCCCACTTCCACTTTGGCCAAACCAACCGCACCCctgaatttctcagaaaattcccAGCTGGCAAG GTTCCAGCATTTGAGGGTGATGACGGATTCTGTGTGTTTGAGAGCAATGCCATCGCCTATTACG TAAGCAACGAGGACCTGCGGGGAagtactccagaggcagcagCTCAGGTGGTGCAGTGGGTGAGCTTTGCTGACAGTGACATTGTTCCTCCAGCCAGCACCTGGGTGTTCCCCACCTTAGGCATCATGCACCACAACAAACAG GCCACCGAAAATGCAAAAGAGGAGGTGAGGCGGATCCTGGGGCTGCTGGACACTCATCTGAAGACAAGGACTTTCTTGGTGGGTGAGCGAGTGACGCTGGCTGATATCACAGTTGTCTGCACCCTTCTGTGGCTTTACAAACAG GTCTTAGAGCCTTCTTTTCGCCAGGCCTTCCCCAATACCAACCGATGGTTCCTCACCTGCATTAACCAGCCCCAGTTCAGGGCAGTCTTGGGGGAAGTGAAGCTGTGTGAGAAGATGGCCCAGTTTGATG CTAAGAAGTTTGCAGAGAGCCAGCCTAAAAAAGATActccaaggaaagaaaagggctcacgagaagagaaacagaagcccCCTCAGGCTGAgcggaaagaggaaaaaaaggctgCTGCCCCAGCTCCTGAGGAGGAGATGGATGAGTGTGAGCAGGCACTGGCTGCTGAGCCCAAGGCCAAGGACCCCTTCGCTCATCTGCCCAAGAG tACCTTTGTGTTGGATGAGTTTAAGCGTAAGTACTCCAATGAGGACACCCTCTCTGTGGCGCTGCCATATTTTTGGGAGCACTTTGATAAGGATGGCTGGTCCCTCTGGTATGCCGAGTACCGCTTCCCTGAAGAGCTCACCCAGACCTTTATGAGTTGCAACCTCATCACCG GAATGTTCCAGCGATTGGACAAACTGAGGAAGAATGCCTTTGCTAGTGTCATCCTCTTTGGAACCAACAACAGCAGCTCCATTTCTGGCGTTTGGGTCTTCCGAGGCCAAGAGCTTGCTTTTCCG cTGAGTCCAGATTGGCAGGTGGACTACGAGTCATATACATGGCGGAAACTGGATCCTGGTAGTGAGGAGACCAAGACCCTGGTTCGAGAGTACTTTGCCTGGGAGGGGGCCTTCCAGCATGTGGGCAAAGCCGTCAATCAAGGCAAGATCTTCAAGTGA